One genomic region from Candidatus Omnitrophota bacterium encodes:
- a CDS encoding pyridoxal phosphate-dependent aminotransferase yields MSLSKRISQIQPSATLGITSKARAMAKQGIDVISFGAGEPDFDTPDYIKQAGLDAIKAGKTKYTQSAGTLELRQAICDKLSSIDKIDYTPKDIIVSNGAKHSLYNIFQAICDKGDEVITVAPYWVSYVEMIRLAEAIPVILRPAEGEGFKITAESLAGAITSKTKAVIINSPSNPSGCLYTRDELYDIVCLLKGKGIRVISDEIYNRLVYDGLKAVSCASLGREGKDMTVIVNGVSKTYAMTGWRIGYIASNDTSLTSAIANLQDHSSSNPCSISQEAALAAISSDESSVSMMRDEFKKRRDYMVKRIKAMKSVSCLEPKGAFYCFVNVSVIGHDTLKIADRLLEDARVAVVPGEGFGCPGYIRLSFATSMKLIKEGLDRIEKWLKQ; encoded by the coding sequence ATGTCTTTATCAAAAAGAATCAGCCAGATACAGCCTTCCGCTACTTTGGGTATAACGTCAAAGGCCCGGGCCATGGCCAAGCAGGGTATTGATGTCATAAGTTTTGGAGCCGGAGAACCGGACTTTGATACCCCTGATTATATTAAACAGGCCGGCCTTGACGCTATAAAGGCGGGTAAGACCAAATATACCCAGAGCGCCGGAACGCTTGAACTGCGCCAGGCGATATGCGATAAGCTTTCCTCAATTGATAAGATTGATTATACCCCAAAAGATATAATAGTATCCAACGGCGCCAAACATTCATTGTATAATATATTCCAGGCGATATGCGATAAGGGTGATGAGGTAATAACCGTAGCGCCCTATTGGGTCAGTTATGTTGAAATGATTAGGCTTGCCGAAGCAATCCCTGTTATACTAAGGCCGGCCGAAGGCGAAGGTTTCAAGATAACCGCTGAAAGTCTTGCGGGCGCGATTACTTCAAAAACAAAAGCAGTCATTATTAATTCCCCTTCTAACCCGTCAGGATGTTTATATACCCGCGATGAACTCTACGATATTGTTTGTCTTTTAAAAGGCAAAGGTATCAGGGTTATTAGTGATGAAATTTATAACAGGCTTGTTTATGACGGGCTTAAAGCCGTTTCCTGCGCCTCACTGGGCAGGGAGGGCAAGGATATGACTGTTATAGTTAACGGTGTATCAAAAACCTATGCCATGACAGGATGGAGAATAGGTTATATCGCTTCAAATGACACATCCCTTACAAGCGCCATCGCTAATCTCCAGGATCATTCAAGTTCCAATCCGTGTTCAATAAGCCAGGAAGCGGCCCTGGCGGCCATAAGTTCAGATGAAAGTTCTGTCAGCATGATGAGAGACGAGTTTAAAAAGAGGCGGGATTATATGGTAAAAAGGATTAAGGCAATGAAATCCGTTTCATGCCTTGAGCCTAAAGGGGCTTTTTATTGTTTTGTTAATGTTTCAGTTATCGGTCATGACACATTAAAGATAGCCGACAGGCTGCTTGAAGATGCCAGGGTGGCTGTTGTCCCCGGTGAGGGTTTCGGCTGTCCCGGATACATAAGATTAAGTTTCGCAACCAGCATGAAGCTTATTAAAGAGGGGCTGGACAGGATAGAAAAATGGCTCAAACAATAG
- a CDS encoding 3-isopropylmalate dehydratase large subunit codes for MAQTIAEKILSSHAGKVLKAGDYALCKIDFCLGQDGTSGLIIDAISRMGVKKLAGKSKFCMVIDHSAPSPNIGVSAIHMKMRNFAKGNKLKIYDIGCGVCHQVVLESGNVLPGNLVVGADSHTCTYGALGALSTGFGSTDLAISLASGRNWFKVPDTLKIVVDGKLKKGVYSKDLILHIIGDLTADGATYDAVEFYGPAISALSMDARFTITNMAVEMGAKFGIIAPDKKTLAWLGRWAKRSFKTVFADKAARYKAERHYDASKITAMAAQPHAVDNVAKISEIAGKRIDEAFIGTCTNGRIEDLKIAASFLKGKKVHPDVRLIVAPSSRNVFLRAMRDGIIKVFVQAGANVVTPGCGPCVGTHNGVPSDNEVVLSTANRNFKGRMGNPNAFIYLASPATVAASAIKGKITDPRR; via the coding sequence ATGGCTCAAACAATAGCGGAAAAGATTTTAAGCTCCCATGCCGGCAAGGTTTTGAAAGCCGGGGATTACGCGCTTTGCAAAATTGATTTTTGCCTCGGCCAGGACGGAACAAGCGGGCTTATTATAGACGCGATATCCAGGATGGGGGTAAAAAAACTTGCGGGTAAATCAAAATTCTGCATGGTTATTGACCATAGCGCGCCGTCGCCTAATATAGGGGTGTCGGCGATACACATGAAAATGAGGAATTTCGCCAAGGGCAATAAACTGAAAATCTACGATATCGGTTGCGGAGTTTGCCATCAAGTCGTCCTGGAATCAGGCAATGTGCTGCCCGGTAATCTTGTAGTGGGGGCTGATTCCCATACGTGCACTTACGGAGCGCTCGGCGCCTTGTCAACAGGGTTTGGTTCTACCGATCTTGCCATCAGTCTTGCAAGCGGCAGGAATTGGTTTAAAGTCCCTGACACGCTCAAGATCGTTGTTGACGGAAAACTCAAAAAAGGCGTTTACTCAAAAGACCTTATACTGCATATAATAGGCGACCTTACCGCCGACGGCGCTACGTATGACGCGGTTGAATTTTATGGCCCCGCTATAAGCGCTCTTTCAATGGATGCTCGTTTTACCATAACGAATATGGCTGTTGAGATGGGGGCGAAATTCGGCATAATCGCACCGGATAAAAAAACCCTGGCATGGCTTGGCCGGTGGGCGAAAAGATCATTTAAGACTGTCTTTGCCGATAAAGCCGCGCGGTATAAGGCGGAGAGGCATTATGACGCGTCAAAGATAACCGCTATGGCCGCTCAACCTCATGCTGTTGATAATGTTGCCAAGATCTCCGAGATTGCTGGCAAACGCATTGACGAGGCGTTTATCGGTACCTGCACGAATGGAAGGATTGAAGACCTCAAGATAGCGGCCTCTTTTCTCAAAGGCAAAAAGGTCCACCCTGACGTAAGGCTTATTGTCGCGCCTTCATCAAGAAACGTTTTTTTGCGCGCTATGCGCGACGGTATTATCAAGGTATTTGTCCAGGCAGGGGCGAATGTCGTTACACCGGGCTGCGGGCCCTGCGTGGGAACGCATAACGGCGTGCCTTCGGATAATGAGGTTGTTTTATCAACTGCCAACAGGAATTTTAAAGGCAGAATGGGCAATCCGAACGCTTTTATTTATTTGGCCTCCCCGGCTACGGTGGCCGCGTCTGCCATAAAAGGAAAAATAACCGACCCAAGGAGATGA
- a CDS encoding 3-isopropylmalate dehydratase small subunit gives MKLTGSVHRFEDSINTDYIISGRYKFRIQDPHELAKHLLEDLKPEFYKTIKQGDFIVAGANFGCGSSREQAPIAIKYSGISAVIAKSFARIFFRNAINLGLILIECDTSGFRQSDTLQVDTAQGHVVNVSTGQKVKITPLPDFMTKIIEDGGIVEHFKKHGDFKF, from the coding sequence TTGAAGCTGACAGGTTCTGTCCATAGGTTTGAGGACTCTATCAATACGGATTATATAATATCCGGACGCTATAAATTCAGGATACAGGATCCGCATGAATTGGCAAAGCATCTTTTGGAAGACCTGAAGCCTGAATTTTATAAAACAATAAAACAAGGTGATTTTATCGTTGCCGGGGCCAATTTCGGATGCGGTTCTTCAAGGGAACAGGCCCCGATAGCCATAAAGTATTCCGGCATATCGGCTGTCATAGCAAAATCCTTCGCCAGGATTTTTTTTAGAAACGCGATAAATCTCGGATTGATACTCATTGAGTGTGATACGAGCGGCTTCAGGCAGTCCGATACCCTGCAGGTAGATACCGCGCAGGGGCATGTTGTTAATGTCAGCACCGGGCAGAAGGTCAAGATCACCCCTTTGCCGGATTTCATGACAAAGATAATTGAAGACGGCGGTATAGTTGAACATTTTAAGAAGCACGGAGACTTCAAGTTTTAG
- a CDS encoding malate dehydrogenase: MNILRSTETSSFSPMESKKRSKITVIGAGNVGAASAMRILEAGLGDIVLLDIAGGIAKGKAEDLMDAASLIGHGCKITGTSDYSQTKDSDIVVVCAGLARKPGMTREELLNKNACIVKDITRNFMKFNHRPVVIVVTNPLDVISYVVYKESGLSGKRVVGMAGCLDSSRMNLISSRFLEAPLDSFDAVVMGTHGETMVCLTGSSKAGKEPLARRAPKDAIDRIVEKTKSRGAEIVSYLGTGSAFFAPSAGVFRMVKAILEDSRETMPCSCLLNGEYGVSGIFLGVPVVLGKEGIMNIVQMSLSDDEKRLLNAASNSISSQIAQLNI; this comes from the coding sequence TTGAACATTTTAAGAAGCACGGAGACTTCAAGTTTTAGCCCGATGGAAAGCAAAAAACGCAGTAAGATAACAGTTATCGGCGCCGGTAATGTCGGCGCGGCATCCGCTATGAGGATACTTGAAGCCGGCTTGGGCGACATTGTCCTGCTTGATATCGCCGGCGGTATCGCCAAGGGTAAAGCCGAAGACCTTATGGACGCGGCGTCTCTTATCGGGCACGGTTGCAAGATAACAGGGACATCGGATTATAGCCAGACCAAAGACAGCGATATCGTTGTCGTTTGCGCGGGCCTGGCAAGAAAACCCGGTATGACCAGGGAGGAACTGCTCAATAAAAACGCGTGTATCGTCAAAGATATTACGCGTAATTTCATGAAATTCAATCACCGCCCGGTAGTAATAGTCGTTACAAACCCGCTTGACGTTATCTCCTATGTTGTTTATAAAGAAAGCGGTTTAAGCGGTAAGAGAGTTGTCGGCATGGCCGGCTGCCTTGATTCGTCAAGAATGAATCTGATCTCGTCAAGGTTCTTAGAGGCCCCGCTTGACAGTTTTGATGCTGTTGTGATGGGGACCCATGGAGAGACTATGGTTTGCCTGACTGGTAGCAGTAAGGCAGGCAAAGAGCCTTTGGCCCGGCGTGCCCCGAAAGATGCTATTGACAGGATAGTTGAAAAAACAAAATCGCGAGGCGCGGAAATAGTGTCATACCTGGGTACCGGAAGCGCTTTTTTTGCCCCCTCGGCAGGAGTCTTTAGAATGGTAAAGGCCATTCTTGAAGACAGCCGGGAGACGATGCCCTGCTCCTGCCTGTTAAACGGGGAATACGGAGTAAGCGGCATATTCCTTGGCGTTCCTGTCGTATTAGGAAAAGAGGGTATTATGAATATCGTTCAAATGTCATTGAGCGATGATGAAAAAAGGCTTTTGAACGCCGCTTCAAATTCCATCTCCAGCCAAATAGCTCAATTGAATATATAA
- the lpdA gene encoding dihydrolipoyl dehydrogenase yields MDKIYDIAIIGAGSGGYAACIRGGEAGLKCCVIEKSHLGGTCLNCGCIPTKTLVRSADLLRQLRQSDMFALKAELRGFDYAALFDRKESIIQKLRAGAESLIRSKGVDIIKAEAVFAGRDRLRCNDKIISSKNIIIACGSIPSELPHLKFDHQFILSSSDMLSQTALPRSMVIVGGGFIGCEFASIYNQFGVDITIIELAGQLMPGSDRETSKRLELNFQKQGIKVLKNDSVISASAGSVSSIGLASGKQIICDKVLLCVGRKPDVEGLGLPEAGVRVSNGFVGVDKTLRTNIPNIYAIGDAIAGYQLAHVASYEGALAVENIALGAVREVNYSAVPSAIFTHPEIAFVGISADRAKEQGIDFKEAKLPLSAVSRTHIQGEPDGFVKLLFEARSGKILGAAVFGYLASEIISGFTIAVNNGLTVNDLSKTIFAHPTFSESVLEASNRARAYNV; encoded by the coding sequence ATGGATAAAATTTATGATATCGCGATAATAGGGGCAGGTTCAGGCGGTTATGCCGCCTGCATCAGGGGGGGTGAGGCAGGCCTTAAATGCTGTGTTATTGAAAAGTCCCACTTAGGAGGAACATGTCTTAATTGCGGGTGTATCCCCACCAAGACGCTTGTCAGAAGCGCTGATTTGTTAAGGCAGCTGCGTCAGTCGGACATGTTTGCCTTGAAGGCTGAATTGCGCGGTTTTGATTATGCCGCTCTTTTTGACAGAAAAGAGTCTATCATACAAAAACTCCGCGCCGGCGCCGAATCCCTTATTAGGTCAAAAGGCGTGGATATTATAAAAGCAGAAGCTGTGTTTGCCGGCAGGGACAGGCTTCGCTGTAACGATAAAATAATCTCTTCTAAAAATATAATCATTGCCTGCGGATCCATACCGTCCGAATTGCCCCACCTCAAGTTTGACCATCAATTTATATTGTCAAGTTCGGACATGCTTTCGCAGACGGCTTTGCCGCGCAGTATGGTTATTGTAGGCGGTGGTTTTATAGGTTGTGAATTTGCTTCTATTTATAATCAATTCGGCGTTGATATCACTATTATTGAACTTGCCGGCCAGCTTATGCCGGGGTCGGATAGAGAGACGTCTAAAAGGCTTGAGTTAAATTTTCAAAAACAGGGTATTAAGGTATTAAAGAATGATTCGGTAATATCGGCTTCTGCCGGATCCGTTTCCTCTATCGGGCTTGCCAGCGGGAAGCAGATTATCTGCGACAAAGTCTTGCTTTGTGTCGGACGTAAACCCGATGTAGAAGGCCTGGGCCTTCCGGAGGCGGGTGTCAGGGTATCAAACGGCTTTGTCGGGGTTGATAAAACACTTAGAACGAATATTCCCAATATATATGCCATAGGCGACGCGATAGCAGGATATCAGCTGGCGCATGTTGCTTCATATGAAGGAGCGCTTGCCGTTGAAAACATAGCATTGGGCGCTGTCCGGGAAGTCAATTATTCAGCGGTTCCAAGCGCTATTTTTACGCATCCCGAAATCGCCTTTGTAGGCATAAGCGCGGACAGGGCCAAAGAGCAGGGCATTGATTTCAAAGAGGCCAAATTACCGCTGTCCGCGGTAAGCAGGACGCATATACAGGGTGAACCGGATGGATTTGTCAAATTGCTGTTTGAGGCGCGTTCGGGAAAAATATTAGGCGCGGCAGTATTCGGATATCTTGCCAGCGAGATTATATCGGGTTTTACCATAGCCGTCAATAATGGTTTGACGGTAAACGACCTGTCAAAAACCATATTCGCCCATCCTACGTTTTCTGAATCAGTGCTTGAGGCCTCAAACAGAGCGCGCGCGTATAACGTTTAA
- the lipB gene encoding lipoyl(octanoyl) transferase LipB, with translation MNYKVLDLGLIDFNRAFFVQKEVLAQVKSALLPGAIILAEHQPVFTLGRLACDDNILIGRTKIKALGIDIVRTDRGGDITFHGPGQLVCYPIFNLNMLTRDMHKFLRDMEEVVMSLLRGYGIESFRISGRTGCWTEWGKIASIGIAASNWITYHGLALNANTGLEYFDMINPCGYKGIKTTSMQKILKSPVAMERLKREMIHCFETVFKISAMPF, from the coding sequence ATGAATTACAAGGTATTAGACCTCGGATTGATTGATTTTAACAGGGCTTTTTTTGTCCAAAAAGAGGTTTTGGCCCAGGTAAAATCAGCTTTACTGCCAGGCGCGATTATACTGGCGGAACATCAGCCTGTCTTTACCCTGGGCCGCTTGGCCTGTGACGATAATATCCTGATCGGGCGCACCAAGATAAAGGCGCTTGGCATAGACATTGTCCGCACTGACCGCGGCGGGGATATTACCTTTCACGGCCCGGGCCAGCTTGTCTGTTATCCGATTTTTAATCTGAACATGCTGACAAGGGATATGCATAAGTTTTTGCGCGATATGGAAGAAGTTGTCATGAGCCTGCTTAGGGGTTATGGTATAGAGTCGTTTAGAATAAGCGGACGCACGGGCTGCTGGACAGAGTGGGGCAAGATAGCTTCAATAGGCATCGCGGCCAGCAATTGGATAACGTATCACGGCCTTGCCCTTAATGCTAATACCGGGCTGGAATACTTTGATATGATAAATCCCTGCGGGTATAAAGGCATTAAGACAACTTCAATGCAGAAAATATTAAAGTCGCCTGTTGCCATGGAGCGGCTGAAGCGTGAAATGATTCATTGTTTTGAGACTGTTTTTAAGATATCCGCAATGCCTTTTTAA
- a CDS encoding lipoyl domain-containing protein, which produces MTELKLPKLAEGIDKAVVSFWHKDIGEFVEKGDDLVEMLTDKATFNVPADASGTLISRDAEEGQEVRVGDIIARIDEGRK; this is translated from the coding sequence ATGACGGAATTGAAATTACCAAAGCTCGCCGAAGGAATAGACAAAGCGGTTGTTTCTTTTTGGCACAAGGATATCGGTGAATTCGTGGAAAAAGGAGACGACCTTGTTGAGATGCTTACCGACAAGGCGACATTCAATGTGCCCGCAGATGCATCGGGCACGCTTATATCAAGAGATGCTGAAGAAGGCCAGGAAGTGCGTGTTGGTGATATCATAGCTCGTATTGATGAGGGCCGGAAATAA
- a CDS encoding aminotransferase class I/II-fold pyridoxal phosphate-dependent enzyme, with translation MHEANRMRRLPLYLFTIIDDLKAKARARGIDIIDLGMGNPDLPTPGHIIDELCSQVRINENHRYSRPGGDAEKTLKQAIAQWYKQRFNVDLDAGSEVLPLIGSKEGIAHLSLAFLNQDDIALVPNPAYPVHFNGVIMAGGILYNIPMTIEHNFKPDLKALSPEVVRMAKLLFISYPHNPTTAVADKDFFRNVLEWVKDKPGLIVAHDLAYSDIVFDGFKATSIMEIEGAKGGNVIEFHTLSKSYNMAGWRIGFVVGNRDILGSLAKTKSYVDFGIFRAIQFAAAKALTGPQDCVKELVETYRRRRDLFVDGLNAIGWPVEKPKATFYIWAHIPPKYSALTSMEFASLLIEEAGVAVAPGTGFGEYGEGYVRFALVDKEERLKTAIERIDKFLKT, from the coding sequence ATGCATGAAGCAAACAGGATGCGCAGACTGCCTTTATATCTTTTTACCATAATTGATGATTTAAAGGCCAAGGCCCGCGCCAGGGGCATTGACATTATTGATCTTGGCATGGGCAATCCCGACTTGCCAACCCCGGGGCATATCATTGATGAACTTTGCAGCCAGGTCCGTATCAATGAAAATCACAGGTACTCCAGGCCCGGGGGGGATGCTGAAAAAACCCTTAAGCAGGCTATTGCACAGTGGTATAAACAGAGATTTAATGTAGACCTTGACGCCGGCAGTGAGGTCCTGCCTCTTATAGGTTCAAAGGAAGGTATAGCGCATTTATCGCTGGCTTTTTTAAACCAGGATGATATAGCCTTAGTGCCTAACCCGGCTTATCCGGTTCATTTTAACGGCGTGATTATGGCAGGCGGGATCCTGTATAATATCCCAATGACCATAGAGCATAACTTCAAGCCTGACCTTAAGGCATTGAGCCCGGAGGTCGTGCGAATGGCAAAATTACTTTTTATTAGTTATCCCCATAACCCAACGACGGCTGTAGCGGATAAGGATTTTTTCCGTAATGTCCTGGAATGGGTCAAGGACAAACCTGGGCTGATAGTAGCGCATGACCTTGCCTATTCCGATATAGTGTTTGACGGTTTTAAGGCAACCAGCATAATGGAAATTGAAGGCGCTAAGGGTGGCAATGTTATTGAATTCCACACGCTTTCCAAATCTTATAATATGGCTGGATGGAGGATAGGTTTTGTTGTAGGCAACAGGGATATACTTGGTTCATTGGCAAAAACGAAGTCATATGTTGATTTTGGCATTTTTCGGGCCATCCAGTTTGCCGCCGCGAAGGCCTTGACAGGCCCGCAGGATTGCGTAAAAGAACTGGTTGAGACTTATAGAAGAAGAAGAGACCTGTTTGTTGACGGCCTGAACGCGATAGGCTGGCCTGTTGAAAAGCCGAAAGCCACATTTTATATATGGGCGCATATACCGCCTAAGTACAGCGCTCTTACCTCCATGGAATTTGCCTCTTTACTTATAGAAGAGGCGGGGGTGGCAGTTGCCCCCGGCACAGGTTTTGGCGAATACGGCGAAGGATATGTGCGTTTTGCCCTTGTAGACAAAGAAGAACGTTTAAAGACAGCTATTGAACGTATTGATAAATTCCTTAAAACATGA
- a CDS encoding glycosyltransferase — translation MQRPKRILLLYISVLSGHHRAAMAIEKALRYLNPDTQIYSINSFHYTNPILERIINRTYSGIIKRTPEVWEYLYDNPRVVKNTKALKEMIHRHNSLKMKNLINDFNPDAVACTQAFPCGMIADYKVTHNSRLPLVGVLTDFYPHSYWIYDSVDIYAVASDAARDRLVSNGVPFEKIKITGVPIDIKFNVSCDKACSLKALGLDPYKKTVLIMGGSGGLGPIKKVVFSLDRINCDIQMIVVSGTNSKLNSYLKRRTDRMNKKIVVIGYAENIDELMGASDLIITKPGGLTVSEALAKRLPIVIINPIPGQEAKNTEFLLEKGAAVRAKTEKDIAILVDNLCSAKAKLNDMKNAIENIARPSSAIDIAKTLLEI, via the coding sequence ATGCAAAGACCTAAGAGAATCCTTCTTCTTTACATATCGGTGCTTTCCGGGCACCATCGTGCCGCGATGGCCATAGAAAAGGCCTTGCGGTATCTGAATCCGGACACGCAGATATACAGTATCAATTCATTCCATTATACCAATCCAATACTTGAACGCATCATCAACAGGACATACAGCGGAATTATAAAAAGGACGCCTGAAGTCTGGGAATATCTTTACGATAATCCCAGGGTTGTCAAAAATACCAAGGCCTTAAAAGAGATGATACACAGGCATAACAGTTTGAAGATGAAAAATCTTATCAATGATTTTAATCCCGATGCCGTAGCCTGCACCCAGGCCTTTCCCTGCGGTATGATCGCTGATTACAAGGTTACGCACAATAGCCGCCTGCCCCTTGTAGGCGTGCTTACTGATTTTTACCCGCACTCATACTGGATATACGATTCTGTGGATATTTATGCGGTAGCCTCGGACGCCGCCAGGGACAGGCTCGTCTCAAACGGTGTGCCGTTTGAAAAGATAAAAATTACCGGGGTGCCTATTGATATTAAGTTCAATGTCAGCTGTGACAAGGCCTGTTCGCTTAAGGCGCTTGGCCTTGACCCTTATAAGAAAACGGTTTTGATAATGGGCGGCAGCGGCGGACTCGGGCCTATTAAAAAGGTCGTTTTTTCACTTGACAGGATAAATTGCGATATTCAGATGATTGTCGTATCAGGCACAAACAGTAAACTTAACTCATATCTTAAGCGCCGGACTGACAGGATGAATAAAAAGATCGTTGTTATAGGTTACGCTGAAAACATAGACGAGCTTATGGGCGCGTCCGATCTGATCATTACCAAGCCCGGAGGCCTTACTGTCTCCGAGGCCCTTGCAAAGCGCCTGCCCATTGTCATAATAAACCCGATACCCGGCCAGGAGGCCAAAAATACGGAATTCCTTTTAGAGAAGGGGGCCGCTGTCCGGGCCAAGACGGAAAAAGACATAGCGATACTGGTTGATAATCTGTGTTCTGCCAAGGCTAAGCTCAATGATATGAAAAATGCCATTGAGAACATAGCAAGGCCGTCTTCCGCCATTGACATAGCCAAGACCCTTTTGGAGATATAG
- a CDS encoding lysophospholipid acyltransferase family protein: MLFALYKIGIFLALNTPLRIGYAIAGFASVLYRFVSLGDSQAIMDNLRAIFPGRDMASLKYIRNSIFINFGKYLVDFFRSSLIDKNYIDRYVSVEGRHYLDQEIKKGKGVILTSAHIGNWELGGMILAAIGVPLDVVALIHKHKNIDTFFNRQRNAKGVRVIPVGAAVRRCFKSLSENRAVALLSDRDYFNNGFEVDFFGNKAIIPKGPALFSRKKECAIVPIFMLRNTDDTFTLKIMKPIQPVITHDEHRDVIMITNDVVRVLEDIISRYPEQWFVFRRYWQKIAWGSE, encoded by the coding sequence ATGCTTTTCGCGCTTTATAAAATAGGGATTTTTTTGGCCTTGAATACCCCGTTGAGGATCGGATACGCGATAGCGGGTTTCGCCTCTGTTTTATACAGGTTTGTTTCATTGGGGGACAGCCAGGCTATTATGGATAATCTTAGGGCTATTTTTCCCGGGCGGGATATGGCTTCACTTAAATATATCAGGAACAGTATTTTTATTAATTTTGGAAAATACCTCGTAGATTTTTTCAGGTCTTCGCTTATAGATAAAAATTACATAGATAGGTATGTCAGCGTGGAAGGCAGGCATTATCTGGACCAGGAGATTAAAAAAGGCAAAGGGGTTATACTGACTTCCGCGCATATCGGTAATTGGGAACTCGGCGGTATGATATTGGCCGCGATAGGCGTGCCGCTTGATGTGGTCGCGCTTATACATAAGCATAAAAATATAGATACTTTTTTTAACAGGCAGAGGAACGCGAAAGGCGTCCGTGTTATACCGGTTGGAGCGGCCGTCCGCAGGTGCTTTAAGTCGCTTTCCGAAAACAGGGCTGTTGCCCTGCTTTCCGACAGGGATTATTTTAATAACGGTTTTGAGGTTGATTTTTTTGGCAATAAAGCTATTATACCGAAAGGCCCGGCTCTTTTTAGCCGTAAAAAAGAATGCGCTATAGTGCCTATTTTTATGCTTAGAAACACGGATGATACGTTTACACTGAAGATTATGAAGCCTATCCAGCCCGTTATTACGCATGATGAGCATAGAGATGTGATTATGATAACAAACGATGTGGTTCGGGTCCTGGAGGATATAATTAGCAGATATCCGGAGCAGTGGTTTGTATTCAGGAGATACTGGCAAAAAATAGCATGGGGTTCGGAATAA
- a CDS encoding glycosyltransferase family 2 protein has protein sequence MKICAIIPAFNEASAIGDVVKGVKRFGVDAIVVDDGSSDETHIVAGRAGAHVIRNRRRNGKGLSLKIGLDYALDSGYELFFTMDGDGQHDPEDIPCFMGKIKKLGCSVVIGNRMSQPKGMPFIRVITNRFMSFLISVLSRQRVLDTQCGYRLFTREAISGMEIRSHKFEIESEMLIKIARKGFRIDSVPVKSIYADETSKIRPVRDTFRFVRFIITHMIARK, from the coding sequence ATGAAGATATGCGCTATAATCCCCGCTTTTAATGAAGCCTCGGCGATTGGCGATGTGGTAAAAGGGGTTAAGCGTTTTGGCGTTGATGCCATAGTTGTTGATGACGGATCTTCGGACGAGACGCATATCGTTGCCGGACGGGCCGGCGCTCATGTTATACGCAACAGGCGGAGGAACGGCAAGGGCTTGTCTCTCAAAATCGGGTTAGATTATGCCTTAGACAGCGGTTATGAACTTTTTTTTACGATGGACGGGGACGGCCAGCATGACCCTGAAGACATACCTTGTTTTATGGGCAAGATCAAAAAACTCGGCTGTTCGGTTGTCATAGGTAACAGGATGAGCCAGCCCAAAGGTATGCCGTTTATAAGGGTTATTACCAATAGGTTTATGTCTTTTTTAATATCGGTCTTGTCGCGTCAGCGCGTATTGGATACCCAGTGCGGTTACAGGTTGTTTACAAGGGAGGCTATCTCCGGAATGGAAATAAGATCGCATAAATTTGAAATAGAATCGGAGATGTTGATTAAGATAGCCAGAAAAGGCTTTCGCATAGATTCTGTGCCCGTAAAATCCATATATGCCGATGAGACCAGCAAGATACGCCCTGTCAGGGATACATTCCGGTTTGTCAGGTTTATAATAACGCATATGATCGCGAGGAAATAA
- a CDS encoding small multi-drug export protein, protein MIQALVQGIRFLPDEIIVAIVAALPVLEVRGAIPVGLLMGMDIKRVLLFSAAGNLIPAVVLLLSLESVSGYMSRFRFFNRFFCWLSERARRRTQLMAKCEFLGLMLFVAIPLPMTGAWTGCVAAGLFRMRFWHSFLAIFLGICVASLIVAALCLAGGGVFYNVFVPRIN, encoded by the coding sequence ATGATACAGGCCTTGGTCCAGGGTATTCGTTTTTTACCCGATGAAATTATAGTTGCCATTGTGGCGGCCCTGCCTGTCCTTGAAGTAAGAGGGGCCATACCCGTAGGCCTTTTGATGGGTATGGATATAAAGAGAGTACTGCTGTTTTCTGCAGCGGGTAATTTAATACCCGCGGTTGTTTTACTGTTGTCACTGGAATCCGTATCAGGCTATATGAGCCGGTTCAGGTTTTTTAACCGGTTTTTCTGCTGGCTATCCGAACGCGCCAGACGCAGGACACAGCTTATGGCCAAATGCGAATTCCTGGGGCTTATGCTTTTTGTGGCAATACCTCTGCCAATGACCGGCGCGTGGACAGGGTGCGTCGCGGCAGGGCTTTTCAGGATGCGCTTCTGGCATTCGTTTCTGGCTATTTTTCTTGGAATATGTGTAGCATCTCTTATTGTGGCCGCTTTATGCCTGGCAGGAGGGGGCGTGTTCTATAATGTATTCGTGCCTCGTATTAATTGA